From one Dermatophagoides farinae isolate YC_2012a chromosome 5, ASM2471394v1, whole genome shotgun sequence genomic stretch:
- the LOC124499979 gene encoding uncharacterized protein LOC124499979, whose product MDKNSVQSSQSKLAKYRKYFGKKNSGISILKPENQITKSQMVIMQGTSGVGKMSNKKQSSFTGKKMEAKRHWTNKRIGSKKVKLSDVRIFPLPDYSKTIGDNFNKSEIKSSNVIEIKKSVRFQHEAASEQKASNITNANDPFDDWDSDTENFSVFDPDGETYCFCRRYIPGSTLIYCDNSLCKIKYFHKKCLNFDKIPDGNFFCTSCKIKKQAKNGQFILDPDAEQQE is encoded by the exons atggataaaaattctGTTCAATCAAGTCAATCAAAATTGGCCAAATATCGTAAATATTTTGGCAAGAAAAATTCGGGTATCTCAATATTGAAACCTGAAAATCAGATTACAAAAAGTCAAATGGTTATTATGCAAGGTACATCCGGTGTTGGTAAaatgtcaaacaaaaaacaatcatcattcactgGAAAGAAGATGGAGGCAAAACGTCATTGGACAAATAAAAGGATTGGCTCGAAAAAAGTAAAGCTTTCTG aTGTTAGGATTTTCCCTTTGCCTGATTATTCTAAAACAATTGgtgataattttaataaatcTGAAATTAAGAGTTCAAATGTTATtgagataaaaaaatcagtaAGATTTCAACATGAAGCTGCAAGTGAACAAAAAGCTTCAAATATCACTAATGCTAATGATCCAT TCGATGATTGGGATTCGGATACGGAAAATTTTTCCGTATTCGATCCGGATGGTGAAACATATTGTTTCTGTCGACGATACATTCCTGGATCGACATTGATTTATTGTGACAATTCTTTAtgtaaaatcaaatattttcataaaaagtgccttaattttgataaaattccagatggaaattttttctgtacatcttgcaaaataaaaaaacaagcaaaaaatggccaattcATTCTTGATCCAGATGCCGAACAACAAGAATGA